Within Vicia villosa cultivar HV-30 ecotype Madison, WI linkage group LG1, Vvil1.0, whole genome shotgun sequence, the genomic segment TGAAATCAAGAAAAAGGTGAGGGTGAAGGCTTTTGAAACTGTGACTGAAGACAATGTTGATTTCAGGTTCAAACCAGGGACATTGGTTGAGGTGTGCAGTGATGAAGATGGTTTAAAAGGGGTTTGGTTTTGTGCAACCCTAGTTGAGCCAAAGCCGGGTTGTAAATTTGTTGTTGAATATGAAAGTCTTATAGAGGATGATTATTTAAAGCCTTTGAGAGAGGAAGTCAGTCTATATCAGATTAGGCCTCGTCCCCcaaaaactgatgatgttgatcaGTTTAAGTTTTTTGATGAAGTTGATGCATATTATAAGGACGGTTGGTGGGTTGGGATTGTTTCTAAAGTTCTCGGAGACTCGAAATATATTGTTTATTTTCGAAACTCCAATGAAGAAATGGAGTTTCAACATTCCCAGTTGAGGCTGCATCAGGATTGGGTGGATCATCAATGGGTAATGGCTTCTAAGGTATGGTTGCAATGTTTGTTCTTTTGAGTATGCACATTAGTTGACACTTTGGTTTGCATAGCATAGTAGTATATATTGTAAAAATAATTTGTTGCCTAGAGTAGTGAGGATTGGCATAAATACTCCTGTCATGGAATGTTTGTATTGAATTATGACTCAAATCTTTTAAAGTGTGTTGGATTGCATATTGTCACTATTGCTTTTATGATCTAGATTTCTAAAATTTGGATTTTCAATGTTTTTCCTCATAAGTAtttatgatattttaattttatagtcCTAACCTCAAGCTTTAATGTTAAACTATTTCAGGCGTTTAAGTTTTGAATGCTGCAAGTTGGAGAAAAATCCTGGCGCCTTGgagtaatgaaaataaaatatgtacTATTTTAGAGTCAGTTCTTGCTAGCCAAAACTCTGAACTTGTAGTTCTCATGGATCAAAACTTTGACCTCGTTGTTTTTAAGTAGTTATAAGAATAAACGTGTTGAATTATAAACTCCAATAATTTGATCAAATTGTAAAAGACGGGATTTTGAGTCTCGCGAGTGCCTTATTTATGTCTTATTTATGTAAAGAAAGTGTTGAAACACAATTGTGATATAGGTAAAAATCAATATTGATTTGTttatgtttaaaaataattaaattttccgTTGATATTGAGATTggcaaaaaaaaaagattcaagAACAATTGAATGTTTCTCAACTGTGATAGGGTCAAAAGAGTGTAAGCACAATCTCATTGAATCATTCAAAATGTGTTAGGATCCTTAGATATTGACTGTCCTTGTAGTCATATATTTGTAAATGGCATTTGTAGTGATATATTTGTAAAATTCCTAGTAAAGGTGGGAGAGTTGTAGCTCCTAGGAGGGGCAAAGCTTATATGTCGTCCGTCATTAGGGGTTACCTCATCCTAAGCGTTCCCTACTCGTCCAATCAGAGAAAATGTAGAAAAAATGTTTTTCGGTCAGAGAGAAGTCGATGTCAATAGGTTAGTCCACATATCTCTAGGAAATATGGATTCATTGGTCACCATTGATCGAATGGGTTATTATCATTTCTAAGGAAATTCTAGGCCCAAGGGTCTCGATAAATACCCCGTCCCTCGAGGGTTAAAGAACatatcataacatatcatgtatAACGCATAAACATTGAActtctcacctcacgtgagcttGCTCTCTTCATAACCAAAACATCACTTAACAAGGTCTCTCACCGTCGCACGCAACCACTAACCACCAAAAAACTACAAAAGCCTCTAGTTACCCCTACAAACTTAGGGGTACCACGCACTCCTGTACTATTTGACAAGTAAAGTGACACCCACTGTGGGCCCCTAATAAAACTAACATGGGAACACCTTCATCATCATTACTCCTCCATATCCTCTCGAAGATGGCAAACAAAGCTTCATACTGGAGTTTCACTGGTGGAGGAAGTTCCAATGCCTCCAGAGAAAATACGTCAGACAAGTGTTGACCACAAATGTAATATCCCTTGGATTCCCCCAAGACCAATCAGGGAGAACCGAGGGTTAACATCACCTTTTCTAGCAGTGACGTTATTAGAATCTTGCCTCACAATATCAACACATGGTCATGACTATGCAACATAACAACTGCGATATCAAATGAATTTTGATAGATCCTAGGAGTTCTGTTGATATGCTACTCAGAAACTCCAGCTGGATCCTAGCAACATCAAAGGGTTCTGCAATTTGTTAGTAGGATTTTTTGGCAAATAGGTACAAGTGAGGGCCACGTAACGCTAGAGTGTTaaaaggtcacgagttcaatcCCAAGGAActgcatatttttattttctaatttt encodes:
- the LOC131653004 gene encoding protein AGENET DOMAIN (AGD)-CONTAINING P1-like; the encoded protein is MASKSTASSSSAAPTIFQPGTLVEISINEAGFRGSWFTGKIVRRLGGHNFVVEFDKIMVDEKGTKGLQETVDRSQLRPIPPKEIIQDFQPGAGVDAYYNDGWWEGIYAGSLEDGRSMVCFRDSSQAYPDNELRLHHDWVDGSWIPPFPQQDESEIKKKVRVKAFETVTEDNVDFRFKPGTLVEVCSDEDGLKGVWFCATLVEPKPGCKFVVEYESLIEDDYLKPLREEVSLYQIRPRPPKTDDVDQFKFFDEVDAYYKDGWWVGIVSKVLGDSKYIVYFRNSNEEMEFQHSQLRLHQDWVDHQWVMASKCVGLHIVTIAFMI